The nucleotide window ATACGACCTTGTTATAGGTTCGCGCTATATTGAAAAAGATTCCTATGAAGGCTCTTTCTTGAGAAAGTTTGGTTCGATGCTCTTTGCAAAGATTGCATCTTTTTTCCTTGGTTTTAAGATTACTGACCCTACCTCAGGATTTCAGGCAATGAACAGAAAAATATTGAAGTATTTTGTAACTCCTGTTTATCCCCCTGATTATCCTGATGCCGATGTTCTCATTGCTTCAAAGAGAAGCGGATTTAAAATAAGAGAGGTGGCTGTTAAGATGCTTTCCAATTCCTTTGGAGAATCGATGCATTCCGGATTAAAACCTCTTTATTATATATTCAAGATGTGCTTTTCTATATTTCTTACCTTTTTGCGTAAACGGTCTATGGAATAAAAAAGGAGGAAGAAGATGCCCATAGTTCAAAAAATATTTGCCCTTTCAGTGAGTATTATACTTTTAATTATTATTATTGAGCTTGTAAGGCGCAGAAAGCTTCGAGAAGAATATTCAGTGCTATGGATAATTACAGGTATAACAATTATAATTCTCTCAATCTGGTATAAACTGCTTCTTTTTATTACCAAATTGATTGGTGCCGTAGTTCCCACTTCTACACTTTTCCTATTTAGTCTCCTTTTTCTGATTCTTATCAGTCTTCATTTTTCTGTAAAGATCTCGATGCTTACTGACAAGCTTAAAGAAGTTTCTCAAGAGATTGCGCTTCTTCGAGCAAGAATGGAAGAAAAGTGGGAACTTTCGGAATGAGAAGTTTTTATCAAAATGCTGAAAAAGATATTTCCCTTTTTTCGTCACTCATAATTCTTTTTTTGCTTATTGCCATAATTTACGGATTTACATTTTCTTTTCCCTTCCATTATGATGACTGGAAGGAAATAGTAAATAATGAAAGCATTAGATACAGCGGGACGATTAAGGATGTCCTTCTCTCAGAAGCATCGAGGCCCCTGACTATTCTCTCTTTTGCAGCTAACTACCATTTGTCTGGATTGTCTCCATCATATTATAGAGGAGTCAATATTTTACTGCATTTTTTGAATTCTTTTTTTCTTTTCTTAATACTGAAATTTTTATCCAAAAAAGAGAGGGCATCGATTCCCGA belongs to Candidatus Schekmanbacteria bacterium and includes:
- a CDS encoding glycosyltransferase family 2 protein codes for the protein MENEKNKNSVAIIIPAYNEAVSLPDVISDIRKNCSEASIVVVDDGSTDNTSGVARDLGAIVLRLPVNIGYGAALQTGFKYALKKGFDYVVIMDGDGQHLASEIDKVLGPVRRGEYDLVIGSRYIEKDSYEGSFLRKFGSMLFAKIASFFLGFKITDPTSGFQAMNRKILKYFVTPVYPPDYPDADVLIASKRSGFKIREVAVKMLSNSFGESMHSGLKPLYYIFKMCFSIFLTFLRKRSME
- a CDS encoding DUF2304 domain-containing protein; the protein is MPIVQKIFALSVSIILLIIIIELVRRRKLREEYSVLWIITGITIIILSIWYKLLLFITKLIGAVVPTSTLFLFSLLFLILISLHFSVKISMLTDKLKEVSQEIALLRARMEEKWELSE